Genomic segment of Luteolibacter sp. Y139:
GAAGAAGGGACGGCCATCGGCCACTGTGGTCATCGCCTTCTCCAACAACTCGGGCTGGGTGTCTTTTTCCAAATAGCCTTCCACGCCGCTTTCACGCACGCGAGTCAGGGTGAGGGGATCCATCAGCGAGGAAAGAATGAGCACCCGCGCTTGGGGGCGGGCCTGACGCGCGACGCGCGCGAACTCCAGCCCATCCATGCCCGGCAGTTGCAGATCCACGATCATTAACTCGGGGCGAGTGGTGTCGAGCAGCGGCAAGGCGTCCTCCGCTGAGGCCACGGATCCGACGAGTTGGAAGCGGGGATATGGTGCCAGCCAAGTCTCCATGAATGCGCGGAAGAT
This window contains:
- a CDS encoding response regulator transcription factor, with amino-acid sequence MNPPRTRTLLVEDQGIFRAFMETWLAPYPRFQLVGSVASAEDALPLLDTTRPELMIVDLQLPGMDGLEFARVARQARPQARVLILSSLMDPLTLTRVRESGVEGYLEKDTQPELLEKAMTTVADGRPFFSARFAEVISREGAKAEALGKILSRREQEVLSQIITGKTSREIADFYGIGLRTVEFHRANVMAKFGASNTAELLSLARARGVA